The Caulobacter vibrioides sequence ATCGCGGCGCGAGGCTTCGTGCGCACCTTCGTCCTCGCTGAGGGCATGGAGGTCACGGCCGCCACGCTCGAGCATGGCCTGCTGCACATCGACCTGGCCCGCCCAGCGCCTGAACGCCTGGTCAAGAAGATCCCGATCCGCAGCGCGGGCTGAAACGCTCTTACGGAACCCGTCTTGAGCCGCGGCGGTCTGAACCGCGCGGAGCACGGCGCGTTATTTCATACAAGGAGGTGGTCCTATGACGCCCGACAACCAACCGAGCCGGCCCTTCACACACGAAGCCTTCGCGGCTCTTGGCGCGCCGAACCTCGTCTATGTCCGGCCCATCAAGGCCGCCGAAATTCTGGCTGACGCCCCGGAGGGCGTCGAGGACTTCGACCTTCCCCCCGGCCAGACCCTTTATGCGGTGTGCCGCGCCGACGGCGCGCGCCTAGCGGTTCTCATCGACCGCGACGCCGCGATCGCCGCGGCGTTGGCGCACGAGCTGGCGCCTGTGTCCGTCCACTAGAGCGCTTCACGACCTGACGGCGTCAGGTCGTGGGCTCTAGTCTTTTGTTTTGACGCATTTTTCTTCACGCGAACCGGAACCACTTCGCTCGAAAAATGCTCTAAAGACGGGAAAGCGTCAGGCGGCGGTGCTGGCCGGTTCGTCGGTCAGCAGAACATGGATCGCGTCGGCCGATCCGGCTTGACGGACCGCCAAGCGGGTCGCGGGCTGGCGCATCATGCGCGCCACCCGGGCGAGCGCCCTCAGATGCTGGGCGTTGGCGTCGCGAGGCGCGAAGAGCGCCACAAGCAGGTCCACGGGCTTGTCATCGAGCGC is a genomic window containing:
- a CDS encoding DUF1150 family protein, whose protein sequence is MTPDNQPSRPFTHEAFAALGAPNLVYVRPIKAAEILADAPEGVEDFDLPPGQTLYAVCRADGARLAVLIDRDAAIAAALAHELAPVSVH